The following coding sequences lie in one Fusarium poae strain DAOMC 252244 chromosome 1, whole genome shotgun sequence genomic window:
- a CDS encoding hypothetical protein (BUSCO:53562at5125) has product MAPPAKSADARRKSSTKATLIITRKVSPDRLRALIAPDSIKEESPAKDITSKAGSPAASVSGSQPAASVTNGDNASDSNAATPVPDSTTADGTPAPSAMGPPTEGPKKKGVKRSAATANGTNDGIPKPRGKPGPKKKPRLEDGTIDHSGTKPTGGHKLGPKANQGAINAGLRALDRSGKPCRRWAKGGFQLKSFTGVTWEIPRWVAPQKKAPESGAEDSAAASAASAEGSTKENKENGQEANSASNNSNSGNDVEMQSAPSNHASSPVPLAITAAS; this is encoded by the exons ATGGCTCCTCCAGCCAAATCCGCCGACGCGCGACGCAAGTCAAGCACCAAAGCTACTTTAATCATCACTCGCAAAGTCTCCCCCGACAGGCTGCGTGCCCTGATCGCGCCCGACTCCATCAAAGAGGAATCTCCTGCCAAAGACATCACATCCAAGGCCGGCTCACCTGCCGCGTCCGTTTCTGGCTCTCAACCAGCTGCCAGCGTCACAAATGGCGACAATGCTTCAGATTCAAACGCTGCTACTCCTGTCCCTGATTCAACTACTGCCGACGGAACACCCGCCCCTTCAGCCATGGGACCGCCTACCGAAGGtccaaagaagaagggtgTCAAGCGATCAGCCGCTACTGCCAACGGAACAAATGATGGTATCCCCAAGCCTCGAGGAAAACCTGGCCCCAAGAAGAAGCCTCGCCT GGAAGACGGTACGATCGATCATTCTGGCACCAAACCCACTGGAGGCCACAAGCTAGGACCCAAGGCAAACCAAGGAGCCATCAATGCTGGCCTTCGCGCTCTCGACCGTTCTGGCAAGCCTTGCCGGCGATGGGCCAAGGGAGGCTTCCAACTCAAGAGCTTTACAGGCGTCACATGGGAGATTCCTCGCTGGGTCGCTCCCCAGAAGAAGGCTCCAGAATCTGGCGCTGAAGATTCGGCCGCTGCCTCGGCCGCGTCCGCCGAGGGTAGCACCAAGGAAAATAAGGAGAACGGCCAAGAGGCCAACAGtgccagcaacaacagcaacagtgGCAACGACGTCGAGATGCAGAGTGCTCCCAGCAACCACGCTTCATCGCCCGTACCTCTGGCTATCACAGCCGCATCCTAG
- a CDS encoding hypothetical protein (SECRETED:SignalP(1-23)): MIRLYILLCLLPCLLLTAPFAHAALLPRLKATFNLPGAVFTEPETRSLKVVPFKELPGQSHHGHRLHHTLSLVKRLVEDQGDMVEVTEEALEELLEQINKLHDQVNGMMPSGAPDRQPSRETGASSNGQSAGSSDGSSSDGQPKQLPGQPAEAKVSDPEDAPGPSEVPIVSEPSLRPELPAPTDDADAVREPQPPNSPEQSSVPGQSRIEGLDRQAKSALAPAAANPTQAANDKPTNPPSEAEPEVPPGDGAAVALTESADASENGEALQSDNLPNNAVAQPSGDSQAPSGTQVNTAEDVKPTEEPQDEDSSPVPSDTDAGQSSALPGGAFIESPDGILQTLSNGVTPTEQPGDPAPEETQESSPPDDECAENEVSGLPGTIRNSNCTPGNRPFTSDPAQDASANPSLVATAETSLAQIAATASELASQEPIKGDSPVATQVKGQAPALETEATSTPTINVVDSQQLAAPTLIASPPVASNLEPSTVMQLSVEKTSPILRTLVFTSVITKSSTIKITTTRTEFVDANEPTRSFKAPGHVFKEDEDAGATFNKDGKLAVEDSDDDNTPGINTLDRIRRTKADYFEETPLQGTSLGTEITPETASPSTTIMAMTTTISLSYRSTMPTPEATQNLVPALVPSAIIRGNGTDDTTPTSGFKTVRSTASLAERALI; this comes from the coding sequence ATGATACGCCTATACATACTTCTTTGCCTCTTACCATGCCTCCTCCTGACCGCTCCATTTGCTCATGCTGCCCTCTTGCCTCGCCTCAAAGCGACATTCAACCTACCAGGTGCCGTTTTTACTGAGCCTGAAACCAGATCTCTCAAAGTAGTCCCGTTCAAAGAGCTTCCTGGGCAATCTCATCATGGCCATCGACTTCATCATACTCTCAGTTTGGTGAAGCGACTGGTCGAAGACCAGGGCGATATGGTTGAAGTTACGGAGGAAGCTCTGGAGGAACTGCTGGAACAGATCAACAAGCTTCATGACCAAGTCAATGGCATGATGCCTTCTGGTGCACCAGATAGACAGCCTTCTCGTGAGACAGGTGCCTCATCAAACGGACAGTCTGCAGGTTCTTCTGATGGATCTTCCAGCGATGGTCAGCCCAAACAGCTACCTGGGCAGCCAGCCGAAGCTAAAGTTTCTGACCCCGAGGATGCACCTGGTCCATCTGAAGTTCCTATAGTCTCTGAGCCCTCTCTGCGACCTGAGTTACCTGCACCAACAGATGACGCTGATGCTGTTCGCGAGCCACAACCTCCGAATTCACCAGAACAATCAAGCGTACCAGGACAGTCGCGGATAGAGGGGCTTGATAGACAAGCAAAATCGGCACTGGCCCCAGCAGCTGCAAATCCCACTCAGGCAGCGAACGACAAACCTACTAACCCCCCTAGCGAAGCCGAGCCTGAAGTGCCGCCTGGTGATGGTGCAGCTGTGGCCTTGACAGAGTCTGCAGATGCCTCTGAAAACGGTGAGGCTCTCCAGTCCGACAACCTACCCAACAATGCCGTTGCTCAACCCTCAGGCGACTCTCAGGCTCCATCCGGGACACAAGTCAACACGGCAGAAGACGTCAAGCCAACTGAGGAGCCCCAAGATGAAGATTCTAGTCCTGTTCCTAGCGACACCGATGCAGGACAATCCAGTGCTTTGCCCGGAGGTGCATTCATTGAGAGTCCTGATGGGATACTTCAGACACTTTCAAACGGTGTCACACCTACGGAACAGCCTGGTGATCCAGCACCTGAGGAAACCCAGGAGTCGTCGCCGCCAGACGACGAGTGTGCTGAAAATGAAGTAAGTGGTCTCCCCGGCACAATTAGAAACTCTAACTGCACACCAGGTAATAGGCCATTTACGAGCGACCCTGCGCAAGACGCTTCAGCAAATCCGTCTCTTGTCGCTACCGCGGAGACAAGCCTGGCTCAGATAGCTGCTACAGCTTCTGAACTTGCGAGTCAAGAACCGATAAAGGGAGACTCCCCCGTGGCTACCCAAGTCAAAGGACAGGCCCCAGCACTGGAGACTGAAGCTACATCAACGCCGACTATCAATGTTGTGGACTCGCAGCAGCTTGCTGCACCTACATTGATAGCTAGCCCCCCTGTAGCTTCCAACCTTGAGCCCTCGACCGTGATGCAGCTTTCAGTAGAGAAGACATCTCCAATTCTGAGAACTTTGGTGTTTACTTCCGTGATCACAAAATCTTCAACTATCAAGATAACTACCACTCGCACGGAGTTTGTCGACGCGAACGAGCCCACTCGGTCTTTCAAGGCTCCTGGTCATGTTTTcaaggaggatgaagatgcagGCGCAACTTTCAACAAAGATGGAAAGCTTGCTGTAGAAGATAGTGATGACGACAATACACCAGGTATTAACACACTGGATAGGATAAGAAGAACGAAAGCTGATTATTTTGAAGAAACGCCCCTTCAAGGAACCTCTCTCGGTACCGAAATTACGCCAGAGACTGCGTCCCCCAGCACCACGATAATGGCCATGACAACGACAATCAGCTTGAGTTACCGAAGCACCATGCCGACTCCAGAAGCCACTCAGAACCTTGTGCCTGCTTTGGTACCATCCGCTATCATACGTGGTAATGGGACAGACGATACGACACCTACCAGCGGGTTCAAGACCGTCAGATCGACGGCTAGTTTGGCAGAGAGAGCACTGATTTAG
- a CDS encoding hypothetical protein (SECRETED:SignalP(1-17)) — translation MLQSVITLSLLVSAVIASPTRIPKRDGHNADLTWISKDSSLPKIMLYNTGDGTILSGSANGRLDTNNYGGPIGRLTPETLIESVGEVLDIAQIAVVNFTGGRNGAGSANADSDRFLNISMDAHKRLCNPDSDIVGAVMIHGTNTLADTVFGVDLTLNCSKPFVATGSMRPNSALSADGPSNFYDAVRTAIHPEARDRGALIAMNDHLVSAFYSTKTNGNTVSTFLAPDQGYIAQFMSGQPYFFYSPSLPKARNYFDPFKLSSPLPKVDVLYGHQGFDADLLYSAAKNGAKGIVIMGVGPGALSTAASKAAEDLYTQGVITVASFRPYFGLSVPSPETEMIISSGVLRGENARIQLQLALGAGYDFEGIQKLFEGEVRKAVYNDATTFFNGTVL, via the exons ATGCTTCAGTCTGTCATAACCTTGTCCCTCTTGGTGTCTGCCGTGATAGCTTCACCAACAAGGATCCCTAAACGCGATGGCCACAATGCCGACTTGACCTGGATCTCCAAAGATTCTAGTCTACCCAAAATCAT GCTTTATAACACTGGCGATGGCACAATACTCTCTGGTTCGGCCAACGGTAGACTAGACACCAACAACTACGGCGGTCCCATCGGCCGTCTCACTCCAGAGACCCTCATTGAGAGCGTCGGCGAAGTTCTGGATATCGCTCAGATCGCTGTCGTCAATTTCACAGGAGGAAGAAATGGTGCCGGCAGTGCGAATGCTGATTCAGATCGCTTCTTGAATATCTCCATGGACGCTCACAAGCGTCTTTGTAATCCTGATTCCGACATTGTTGGGGCTGTCATGATCCACGGCACTAACACATTGGCTGATACA GTATTTGGCGTTGACCTTACTCTCAACTGCTCCAAACCTTTCGTCGCCACTGGATCGATGCGTCCCAACTCTGCACTATCGGCTGATGGCCCGTCCAACTTTTACGACGCTGTTAGAACTGCCATACACCCTGAAGCTCGAGACCGTGGAGCTCTCATTGCCATGAACGATCACCTTGTCTCGGCGTTTTACTCTACAAAGACTAACGGTAACACTGTATCAACTTTCCTCGCACCTGACCAGGGATACATCGCACAGTTCATGTCTGGACAACCGTACTTTTTTTACTCTCCTTCTTTACCCAAGGCCAGAAACTACTTTGACCCATTTAAGTTGAGCTCGCCTTTACCAAAGGTTGATGTTCTTTATGGTCATC AGGGCTTTGACGCCGACCTCCTCTACTCTGCTGCTAAGAACGGTGCAAA GGGTATTGTTATTATGGGTGTTGGTCCTGGCGCCCTCAGCACTGCGGCTTCAAAAGCAGCCGAGGATCTTTACACTCAAGGCGTTATCACAGTCGCTTCATTCCGTCCCTATTTCGGACTCTCAGTTCCTAGCCCCGAGACGGAAATGAT TATCAGCTCTGGAGTTCTGCGCGGAGAAAATGCTCGCATTCAGCTACAGCTTGCTCTCGGTGCAGGCTACGACTTTGAGGGCATCCAGAAGCTTTTTGAGGGCGAAGTTAGAAAGGCTGTGTATAACGATGCCACCACTTTCTTCAACGGAACAGTGCTGTGA
- a CDS encoding hypothetical protein (SECRETED:SignalP(1-16)~TransMembrane:1 (n3-11c16/17o229-251i)), with product MRFFTIYIAFVPLAIAHTRRYEALQAAPGDLMPRFFIDRSFPLAKRAGDCGSDKHNCLEVGFPDDCCDNDSYCYVNRQGDPKCCPIGSNCSSDSPCNSTAYYCTRTATTSGTTTEQRGCCDRKCPTTSLYLCPSSLGGNCCGYNSECRVGGACASTRPASRTGLLSPIPSGCTTSQHSCTIGEGCCDNDQVCTQVNGEGYCAQAVPTESDTTIIDNNDDGGKLSDGAKAGIGVGVVVGASLIIGGLTWMCLRKRRRQRSASGPSAPRHVSDPPRDGMTDISGSHARSGPTQDYFGPDPAAGPYTEQASSRVTSPGRDAAVPMHAQSPGDIAAPVEIDSTRREGSDLLSPMSSPSLYQTPLSETIDGRFELYGNDSAITPDRPLSIVPTPPQSIMGDKRPRQD from the exons ATGAGGTTCTTCACCATATATATCGCCTTTGTTCCCCTCGCCATCGCTCACACACGGCGCTATGAGGCACTCCAGGCTGCGCCAGGCGATCTTATGCCACGATTCTTTATCGATCGATCTTTTCCTCTAGCCAAGCGTGCTGGGGACTGTGGTTCAGACAAACACAACT GCCTCGAGGTCGGCTTCCCTGATGACTGTTGCGACAATGACTCTTACTGCTACGTCAACCGACAAGGTGATCCGAAATGTTGTCctataggctcaaactgctCGTCCGACTCGCCGTGCAACTCAACCGCTTACTATTGCACCCGTACTGCCACTACGAGCGGGACTACCACAGAGCAACGGGGTTGCTGTGATCGCAAATGTCCTACGACGAGTCTTTACCTCTGTCCCAGCAGTCTTGGCGGGAACTGCTGTGGTTACAACTCTGAATGCCGCGTTGGTGGTGCTTGCGCCTCGACGAGGCCTGCTTCGAGAACAGGGCTGCTTTCACCTATACCTTCAGGCTGCACAACATCCCAGCACAGTTGCACCATCGGGGAGGGATGTTGCGACAACGACCAAGTATGCACTCAAGTCAATGGTGAAGGATACTGTGCCCAAGCTGTACCGACAGAAAGCGATACCACAATCATCGACAACAATGACGATGGGGGCAAATTGTCAGATGGCGCAAAGGCCGGTATAGGTGTCGGTGTCGTTGTAGGAGCGAGTCTCATCATCGGCGGCCTCACTTGGATGTGTCTGCGAAAGCGAAGACGCCAACGAAGTGCGTCAGGGCCCTCTGCGCCCAGGCACGTCAGTGACCCTCCTCGCGATGGTATGACAGATATATCAGGGAGTCATGCCCGGTCAGGTCCGACCCAAGACTACTTTGGGCCAGATCCTGCAGCTGGCCCATACACGGAGCAGGCCAGTTCACGGGTTACTTCGCCTGGCAGAGACGCTGCAGTACCCATGCATGCACAAAGTCCAGGTGATATTGCGGCACCGGTCGAGATCGATTCAACGAGAAGAGAAGGCAGCGATCTATTATCGCCCATGTCAAGTCCGAGTCTGTATCAGACACCTCTTTCCGAAACAATAGACGGCCGATTCGAGTTATACGGAAACGATTCAGCGATAACCCCTGACCGTCCGCTGTCCATCGTTCCGACACCACCGCAAAGTATAATGGGGGATAAACGCCCAAGGCAGGATTAA
- a CDS encoding hypothetical protein (BUSCO:45469at5125) gives MESLLSLAFDNLSSYDGPKVRKGLRQVEGLLAQICLSNANAKAKANASSRNDRSNRRGDSDNDGSDTSSTPPQKDLSQLSRDPAFREFFKLQEGFEWNVAMRLISTLDRLMAKGGDGGNDLLILSSLDLIQGLLLLHPPSKSLFAREQNMNLLLDLLEPYNCPAIQSATLLTLVTALIDTPINTRTFESLDGLLTVTSLFKSRSTAREVKLKLVEFLYFYLMPEIPSIPRADQRDSVPAMFQRSPSKLAGAFNADSRRKRSGSDPEGDIYLTTEEKQELLSQHLSSVEELVKDLRTCAPFGGVVC, from the exons ATGGAGTCATTATTATCCCTCGCATTCGACAACCTCTCGTCCTACGACGGACCCAAAGTACGAAAAGGCCTTCGCCAGGTCGAAGGTCTTCTCGCTCAAATCTGTCTCTCAAACGCAAacgcaaaagcaaaagcaaatgCAAGCTCTCGAAACGACCGCTCCAATCGAAGAGGTGATTCAGACAATGATGGAAGCGACACCTCGTCAACACCACCTCAGAAGGACCTCTCTCAGCTATCCCGAGACCCGGCTTTCAGAGAATTCTTCAAGTTGCAGGAGGGTTTCGAATGGAACGTTGCTATGCGACTGATCAGCACTCTCGATAGGCTTATGGCCAAGGGCGGTGATGGCGGAAACGACCTGTTGATCTTGAGCTCCCTCGATCTCATTCAGGGACTTTTGCTGCTTCATCCTCCCAGCAAATCTCTATTCGCTCGAGAACAAAATATGAAC CTTCTTCTCGACCTTCTTGAGCCTTACAACTGCCCCGCCATCCAATCCGCAACTCTACTCACCCTGGTAACCGCTCTTATTGACACTCCCATCAATACACGCACTTTTGAAAGCCTTGATGGCCTTCTTACAGTCACGTCACTCTTCAAGTCTCGGTCCACAGCTCGTGAggtcaagctcaagcttgtCGAGTTTCTCTACTTCTATCTTATGCCCGAGATACCATCTATCCCCCGAGCCGACCAGCGCGATAGCGTCCCCGCCATGTTCCAGCGCAGCCCTAGCAAGCTCGCCGGCGCTTTTAATGCTGATTCCCGACGCAAGCGCTCTGGATCGGATCCTGAAGGGGACATCTACCTTACCACCGAGGAGAAGCAAGAGCTGCTCAGCCAACATCTGAGCAGTGTAGAGGAACTTGTCAAGGACCTACGAACATGCGCACCATTTGGCGGCGTTGTCTGTTGA